The sequence below is a genomic window from Synechococcus sp. PCC 7335.
TGAGTATTGAAGATAAGGCAAAAGCAGCTGCTAAAGATATTGAAGGAAAGGCTCAAGAAGCAGCTGGAGATGTAACGGACAACTCTGAAGCTCAAGCAAAAGGTAAAGCTAAGCAAGCAGAAGCTTCTGCAACAAAGACGAAAGAAAACGTCAAAGACAACATTAAGGACGCTATAGATTAAGTTGTTGCATTCTCAGCAATTTAGCTCTAACTT
It includes:
- a CDS encoding CsbD family protein, with the translated sequence MSIEDKAKAAAKDIEGKAQEAAGDVTDNSEAQAKGKAKQAEASATKTKENVKDNIKDAID